A window of the Streptomyces formicae genome harbors these coding sequences:
- a CDS encoding acetyl-CoA C-acetyltransferase has translation MYFREIRRVAIVGGSRIPFARSDGPYATASNQELLTAALDGLVERYGLQAPGAVGEFVAGAVLKHSRDFNLARETVLGSALDPHTPAYDIQQACGTGLQAVIAAANKIALGVIGSAVAGGADTTSDAPLGVNDELRRLLLEARRAKSTGGRLRALARVRPKHLVPDIPRNAEPRTGLSMGEHAAITARKWGVSREAQDELAATSHQRLAAAYERGFLNDLVVPYRGLARDQNLRPGSTTEKLATLKPVFGTDHENATMAAGNSTPLTDGAAVVLLASEEWARERGLDVLAHLTAYETAAVDYVDGDEGLLMAPAHAVPRMLERAGLGIGDFDLVEIHEAFASQVLATLAAWEKQGLAPVDRARLNVAGSSLATGHPFAATGARIVATLAKLLAERGEPGRGLVSVCAAGGQGVTAILERP, from the coding sequence ATGTACTTCCGTGAGATCCGCAGGGTCGCGATCGTCGGCGGCAGCCGCATCCCGTTCGCCCGCTCCGACGGCCCCTACGCCACCGCCTCCAACCAGGAGCTGCTCACCGCCGCCCTGGACGGCCTCGTGGAGCGGTACGGCCTCCAGGCGCCGGGCGCGGTGGGCGAGTTCGTCGCGGGCGCGGTCCTCAAGCACAGCCGCGACTTCAACCTCGCCCGCGAGACCGTCCTCGGCTCGGCCCTCGACCCGCACACCCCCGCGTACGACATCCAGCAGGCGTGCGGCACCGGCCTCCAGGCCGTCATCGCCGCTGCCAACAAGATCGCGCTCGGCGTGATCGGCTCCGCGGTCGCGGGCGGCGCGGACACCACCAGCGACGCGCCGCTCGGTGTCAACGACGAGCTGCGCAGACTGCTCCTCGAAGCCCGCCGCGCGAAGAGCACGGGCGGCAGGCTCAGGGCCCTGGCCCGGGTGCGCCCGAAACACCTCGTCCCTGACATCCCGCGCAACGCCGAGCCGCGCACCGGTCTGTCCATGGGCGAGCACGCCGCGATCACCGCCCGGAAGTGGGGCGTCTCCCGCGAGGCCCAGGACGAACTGGCAGCCACCAGCCACCAGCGGCTCGCCGCCGCGTACGAGCGCGGCTTCCTGAACGACCTCGTCGTCCCCTACCGCGGTCTGGCCAGGGACCAGAACCTGCGCCCCGGCTCGACGACGGAGAAGCTCGCCACGCTGAAGCCCGTCTTCGGTACGGACCACGAGAACGCGACGATGGCCGCCGGGAACTCCACGCCGCTGACGGACGGCGCCGCCGTCGTGCTCCTCGCGAGCGAGGAGTGGGCGCGTGAGCGGGGGCTCGACGTCCTCGCCCACCTCACGGCGTACGAGACGGCCGCGGTGGACTACGTGGACGGGGACGAGGGGCTGCTGATGGCGCCCGCGCACGCCGTCCCCCGGATGCTGGAGCGCGCCGGGCTCGGCATCGGGGACTTCGACCTCGTCGAGATCCACGAGGCGTTCGCCTCCCAGGTGCTCGCCACCCTCGCGGCCTGGGAGAAGCAGGGGCTCGCTCCGGTGGACCGGGCGCGGCTGAACGTCGCGGGTTCGTCCCTGGCCACCGGCCACCCCTTCGCGGCCACCGGCGCCCGTATCGTCGCCACGCTCGCCAAGCTGCTCGCCGAACGGGGTGAGCCGGGGCGCGGCCTGGTCTCCGTCTGTGCGGCCGGGGGCCAGGGCGTCACGGCGATCCTGGAGCGGCCGTAG
- a CDS encoding DUF1992 domain-containing protein — translation MTERKPPGVSFESWVDKQIQEATERGDFKDLPGMGMPLPESGDAYDDMWWIKGKMHREGLSYLPPSLALRKKAEDALEAARRAPSEAAVRRIIEDINAKITAALHRPPQGPPLRLAPYDVDAVLRDWRLTHV, via the coding sequence ATGACCGAGCGTAAGCCGCCAGGCGTCAGCTTCGAGTCGTGGGTCGACAAGCAGATCCAGGAAGCGACGGAGCGCGGCGACTTCAAGGATCTGCCCGGCATGGGCATGCCCCTGCCGGAGAGCGGCGACGCGTACGACGACATGTGGTGGATCAAGGGCAAGATGCACCGCGAGGGCCTTTCGTACCTGCCGCCTTCCCTCGCCCTGCGCAAGAAGGCGGAGGACGCGCTGGAAGCGGCCCGCCGGGCCCCGTCCGAGGCCGCGGTGCGCCGCATCATCGAGGACATCAACGCCAAGATCACCGCGGCGCTGCACCGCCCGCCCCAGGGCCCGCCGCTCAGGCTGGCGCCGTACGACGTGGACGCGGTGCTGCGGGACTGGCGGCTCACCCACGTCTGA